The genomic region AGGAGTGGCCGTTGATGGTGAAATAGTCGTAAACGTCCCCCGGCATCCCGCCGTTGCCCGGCTTGAAGGCGTACTTGGAGTCCCAGTCAGAGAGCATCCATATGTAGTCCTTGGTCACTTTTTTCTCGATTGGTGTGGGCTTTTTCGGGTCCACGATGAACGGGCCCCACATCCCGCGCATGACCACGTGTTCGTTGACGTTGACGTGGCAGTGATACCACATGGTGCCGGAAGGCTCGGCGGTGAACTTGTATGTGAACGACTTGCCAGGCTCGATCGCTTTTTGCGTCACGCCGGGCACACCGTCGTTCTTCCAGTTGTTCTTCATCACAAGGCCGTGCCAGTGGATGGTGTGGGGCAGGGCGGTGAGGTTATGGACATTCACCGTCAGCTCATCCCCCTCCTTCACATGGAAAAGCGGCCCGGGCACCTGGCCGTTGAAAGCGAAAGTGTGGAAGTCCTGCTGCTCCACGAGCGTGATCTTTGTGTCCTCGATGGTCATCTCAAACGAACGCTTTTCGGCCCAGCCTTTGGATGGGATCAGGATCAAAGCCGCCAGAGCGAAAAAAGCCGCGAACCGCCTCGATATTTTCATAAAATCTCCATATGAACAGACAAAACTCCCCTATGTCCGGACATGGCGGAACACCGCATCCGGAAGCTTACGCTCTTTAAAATTCAGCGGCCATCGCGCTGGCCAGGAGGCCTGCGCTGATCAATAAAATCCCATGAGCCGCAA from Nitrospinota bacterium harbors:
- a CDS encoding multicopper oxidase domain-containing protein codes for the protein MKISRRFAAFFALAALILIPSKGWAEKRSFEMTIEDTKITLVEQQDFHTFAFNGQVPGPLFHVKEGDELTVNVHNLTALPHTIHWHGLVMKNNWKNDGVPGVTQKAIEPGKSFTYKFTAEPSGTMWYHCHVNVNEHVVMRGMWGPFIVDPKKPTPIEKKVTKDYIWMLSDWDSKYAFKPGNGGMPGDVYDYFTINGHSFPDTQPVRVKKGDVVRIRLIGAGEFIHAIHPHGHTFKVAFKDGRPLPAPYEADTIVVGPGERYDIIMEMDNPGLFPVHDHVDSHTLNGSKLMGGLMTVIEYDGIPVATDPVYAWSGKKFVPDFYYEESLKGSLGLKNNPAMKGQAIGQQ